One region of Cryptococcus deuterogattii R265 chromosome 14, complete sequence genomic DNA includes:
- a CDS encoding NAD(P)H-hydrate epimerase has protein sequence MTIRYISQKLAQQIDVELMSASGAFSLDQLMELAGLSCAQALAKSYPPTNHKRVMVACGPGNQGGDGLVAARHLHHFEYTPTVYLPKSSSKDLLQRLVKQCENLNIPILKDVDAFQAELAKSDVILDAIFGFSFQPPLRKPFDQVLKAITGVSKKIPIVSVDIPSGWSVTDGARPLWTEEDDKGGKEMVETFEPEVLVSLTAPKEGVKAFKGRHWLGGRFVPDELAKKHELHIPSYEGIDQVVELPRNH, from the exons ATGACTATCAGATACATTAGTCAGAAACTCGCTCAGCAG ATCGATGTGGAGCTCATGTCAGCTTCTGGGGCATTCTCCCTTGATCAG TTGATGGAGCTTGCAGGCCTCTCATGTGCCCAGGCTTTGGCGAAGAGTTACCCTCCTACGAACCATAAGCGTGTGATGGTTGCTTGTGGACCTGGTAACCAG GGTGGAGACGGGCTTGTGGCGGCACGACACTTGCACCATTTTGAATATACACCAACTGTCTACCTCCccaaatcctcttccaaagaCCTCCTGCAACGTCTTGTCAAACAGTGCGAAAATCTCAATATCCCAATCCTCAAAGACGTCGACGCGTTCCAAGCCGAGCTCGCTAAATCCGACGTCATTCTCGACGCTATTTTTGGGTTTTCTTTCCAGCCGCCATTGAGGAAACCGTTTGACCAAGTGTTGAAAGCCATCACAGGCGTATCTAAGAAGATCCCGATTGTTTCGGTGGATATTCCTTCAGGGTGGTCAGTGACGGATGGTGCTCGGCCGCTTTGGacggaggaggatgataagggggggaaggagatggtAGAGACATTTGAGCCAGAGGTGCTTGTTAGTTTGACGGCCCCTAAAGAGGGAGTGAAGGCGTTCAAAGGGCGGCACTGGCTTGGAGGGAGGTTTGTCCCAGA TGAGTTGGCAAAGAAGCACGAACTTCATATTCCATCTTATGAAGGGATCGATCAAGTCGTTGAGCTTCCTCGTAACCACTGA
- a CDS encoding glutathione transferase, whose protein sequence is MPHQITLHHLNLSRSDRIFWALEELKLPYDVVVHFRLPTRSAPPSLHKVTPLGRAPALILDGRLLTESAYIIHTLLSLPEVQQAAQNGEIDVQVDNTNEDVFWSHFAEGSMMNLFQAMATIGASSQGWLLGKVPGLPEMSEDEKKGIQKYSSWIQDGYFRPNIQSTIDFAENFLAKQDAPFFSGTSKPGEGDFMMFFAIDSLIGGSRADMGFKVGANLKKWYDGVLSRPAVNKAVERLKHEEGSAKSKI, encoded by the exons ATGCCTCACCAAATTACTCTCCATCACCTCAACCTTTCCCGCTCAGACAGGATCT TCTGGGCTCTTGAGGAACTTAAGCTCCCGTACGACGTTGTAGTCCACTTCCGCCTCCCCACACGCTCTGCCCCACCTTCCCTTCATAAAGTCACCCCTCTCGGCCGCGCCCCTGCCCTGATCCTTGACGGCAGGCTCCTGACCGAATCAGCATATATCATCCAcactctcctctctctccctgaGGTCCAGCAAGCCGCTCAAAATGGAGAGATTGATGTTCAGGTAGACAACACGAACGAGGATGTGTTTTGGAGTCATTTCGCAGAAGGAAGTATGATGAACCTCTTCCAGGCGATGGCGACTATTGGTGCCTCATCCCAAGGGTGGTTGTTGGGAAAAGTACCTGGACTGCCAGAGATGtcggaggatgagaagaagggaatcCAAAAATACTCTTCTTGGATCCAA GATGGGTACTTCCGACCTAACATTCAGTCTACTATCGACTTT GCAGAGAATTTCCTGGCCAAACAAGATGCGCCATTCTTCTCTGGTACCTCCAAGCCCGGAGAGGGCGAT TTCATGATGTTCTTCGCCATTGACTCCCTCATCGGTGGGTCACGAGCAGATATGGGATTCAAGGTCGGTGCAAATTTGAAAAAATGGTACGACGGTGTACTTTCCAG GCCCGCCGTGAACAAGGCTGTGGAAAGGCTGAAGCacgaggaaggaagtgCGAAGTCGAAAATCTAA